From Nematostella vectensis chromosome 14, jaNemVect1.1, whole genome shotgun sequence, a single genomic window includes:
- the LOC5503661 gene encoding 60S ribosomal protein L24, translating to MVARALRQASVYGCQGAKKTSIKGYGCQVFNFLNKRCERALLMRRNPREVTWTVLYRRMHKKGTQEEVSKKRTRRNIKFQRSVQGASLDNILAKRNQKPEVRKAQREQAIR from the exons ATGGTTGCCAGGGCGCTAAGACAAGCATCTGTCTATGGTTGCCAAGGCGCTAAAAAGACGAGCATTAAGGGATATGGTTGCCAG GTGTTCAACTTCTTAAACAAGAGATGTGAGCGTGCCCTTCTCATGAGACGCAACCCCCGTGAGGTGACCTGGACTGTTCTGTATCGCCGCATGCACAAGAAAGGCACCCAGGAGGAAGTGTCCAAGAAGCGCACCCGCCGTAATATCAAGTTCCAGAGGTCTGTACAGGGTGCGTCTCTTGACAACATCCTCGCCAAGAGAAACCAGAAGCCTGAGGTCCGCAAGGCGCAGAGAGAGCAAGCTATCAGGTGA